The genomic window TTCTTCTCGACTGCTTTCTTTTTATAATCGTCGGTTTTGTAGACCCAACTGTATCCTTGCAAAAAGGCGATATCCTCAAATGGCAATATATCTGGACGGTTCAATGAGAATATCAAATACATCTTGGCTGACCACATTCCGATGCCTTTCACTGAAGTCAAACTCCTGATGACTGCGTCGTTGTCCATCGTTTGATAAGCTTCAAAATCCACATCGCCGTTGTTTACTGCAACCGTCAAATTTCTGATGTATTTTACTTTTGGATGAGAGATGCCAATGCTTCTAATTTGTTCGTCAGTCAATTTATCGATGGCATCGACAGTTACCTCACCATCACAAAGTTTCGTCAAACGTGCAAACATGATGTCGGCCACCTTGTTCGATAGCATCTGCCCGATGATCTGACTAGTCAAAAAGGCATATCCATTTTCGACATTTCGATATTCGAGTGGTCCGATCATCTTAATGACTTTTGCTAGATGCTTATCTTTTTGACAAAGATATTGGATGGACTCAGAATTTTCATCGAGCCGATTAATTTTTTCCATGTATATGCCTCCAATCTATACTGCGGTACACTTAGATTGTGATTAGAAATATTTTTTAATTTATGACACTGGGGGGATTACTCTTGAGCGACAAACTTTTGACGCCAAATACTTCCGCCTCACGGTTACGTAGAAAAGGTATCATCCTTTCCTTGAGCAGTCAGATCCTTTGGGGAACTGCCGGAAATGTTGCACAATATTTATTCAATACTACCAACATGACAGTTAATTGGATCATCAGCTTTAGATTATTGCTAGCTGGCATCATCTTATTAGGTTTTACTTGGATGACGCACGGGGCAAAATACGTCATGGCCGTCTGGCACGGATTTAAAAGTTCTGTTTCTTTGCTAGTTTTCAGCATCTTAGCGATGCTGGGAATTCAGCTAACTTATTTCATGACCATTAAATACAGTAATGCCGCCACCGCGACCGTTTTACAATTTACCTCGCCAGTTTTGATTATCGGATACGTCGCTTTAAAAAGACGAAAGTTACCAAATTTCATCGAAACCTGGACAGTACTTTTTGCTGTTATCGGAACAGTTTTGTTGATCACACAAGGAAACTTAAGTGTCTTGAGCGTTCCGTTGCCAGCAGTGATTTGGGGATTATTATTGGCAGTTTCAGATTCTTTATATATCTTGATGCCGATCAAACTGCTTCACGACTATGGGACTTTGCCAATCGTTGCCTGGTCATTCTTGATTGGTGGAATCATCATGAACTTCATCCAACCAATTTGGGTCGGCTTTCCACCAGTTAACTGGACCACCTTCTGGATCTTGTTCTTCATGGTCGTACCAGCAACTGTCTTCGCTTATTTGATGGAATTACAAAGTATTCCACTGTTGCCCCCAGTAACAATTTCGTTACTACAAGCTGCCGAACCTATTTCAGCAACCTTGATTGCAGTATTATTTATGGGCGTCAGCTTCAACTGGGTCGGAACTTTAGGTATCATCTTGGTAATTGCGACAGTCTTTATTGAGTCGATTCCCTATCACAAAAAACCAATTAAGCCTAAACATTCTTAATTAACGTATATTGTATACACTATATCAAAAACTTACAATTAAAAAAATCGAGATCAACCGTTAAACCTAGCAACTACTAGGATATAACGTGTTTGATCTCGATTTTTTATTCATCGCTTTCAACTTCAAAACTTTGTAAAGTCTTCATAGTCGTCAGCCAATCTTTGGTCATGGCCGCACTAGCCTTAGGTGAATTGTGTTCTGCTAAAGCTCTAAGTAATGCATCATGGTGACTAGTGATCGGTTGCTGTTTGGAATCTTTGGCTAATGAGTTAAAGAAATACATTTCGTATCTAATAATATGGCCGTAGAGCAACTCTGAAAATTGCTTTTCGTATGAATTGTTAGCAATTTCTAATATTTTCTCATGGAAATTTCTGTCGGCCTTTAAAGCGGCAGCTTGCTTTTGAGAATTCAAAGCAACTCGATATTTCTTTTCAAGCATTGCTAACTTCTTGAAATCATCTTCTGTAACTCGACTAGCTGCCTGATTTGCGGCTAAGCCTTCGATAACTGCCATTGGTTCATACAGGCGTGAAATATCTTCACTTTCTAATGGTGCCACTTTGGTGATCTTCCCCGCTGCCATGATCACAAAACCATCTTCGTTTAATTTCAACAACGCTTCACGGATGGGCGTACGACTGACGGAGATTGCTGAAGCTAGATCAACTTCAGCTAATTTCTCATTTGGCGTCAAAGTCCCATCAATGATCCACTCTTTGATTTGGTGATAAGCCCGGTCCTTGGCTGTTTGCTTTTCAAACGGTTTTGATACTGGTATCGGCATACTTAACTAACTCCCCTTTGTTTGTTGTATACAGTATATCATTAGATATAGAGTTAGAAAACAAAAAAAAGGACTTCCTAATCGGAAGTCCTAGTTGATAAGACGTAAGTGTTGAGTGATGTTAATTATCCAACAACTGTAACAGTTGCAGATGTAACACCGTATGAAGGAATACTTGCATTAGGCATAGCAACGTCTAATTGGTAAGGGTTGCTATATGCAAATGTACCTGTATCGTTAACTGTTCTGTACATTGTTGTACCATCAGCTAATGTGATCATCAATCTTGTACCCTTAGGGAAGATTGAAAGGTTGGCAGCAACACCACCATAACCCATGTTTGAACCTAATACGGCTGGATCATAGAAACTGATCTTGAATTGACCAGCTGATTGGCCAGCACTTTGTGTTGTAGCTTGTTGTGTTTGTGCAGGTTGAGCTGCAGCTTGTGTTTGTTCTTGTTGTACAGGTGCTTGTTCTTGTACTGGAGCTTGTACTTGTTCTTCTTGAACAGGTGCTTGTTCTTGTGTTTGTGTTTGTTCTACATTTTGTTGTACTGCAGTTGATGTTGGTAAAGTAATGATTTCACCTGGGAAGATAAGATCAAATCCACCAATTTCGCGACCGTTAGCTTGTTCCAATTCAGGAATTGAAACACCGTTAGCAGCAGCGATACTCTTGTATGTGTCACCTGCAACAACAGATACGTGATTGCTGTCTACTGTTGTAGCAGCTTGAGAAGTACTTGTTTTGATACCAAAGGCTGTTAAAGCCAATGCACTTACGAATGCAAATGATAATACTTTTTTCATAAAATAAAAACATCCTAACTTTTTTTTGCTTAGCTCTTTACGCTATGTGAGATACTATAGCAGGTTAATGTTACATAACGAGTGTAGAAAAATTACATTTTCATCCTTTTATGTAACCTTAGTAACATGGCTGTAATTTAAATTTTAGGAATGCCTTCATGTCGGCTTTAACAAGCAATCGCCATTTTATAAGCTTAATGTATATACAAATAAAAAAGCCCTCATAAGGGCTTTATATTAATAAACTAATGATTTTGCGTCAAAATTGACGCATTTTCAAAGCTTTTGAATCTCAGAGATACGCTATTTTGGATAAAATTTAGATAATTCATTTGCCATATGGATCAATTCTAACGAATGGTCGATCTGAATATTTCTAAATTTGAATGTACCAGCATTTAGTTTTAACAATTCCATAATGTCTTGGAAAGCTTTTGAAATTTGATAATAGTAATTGTTTCCGATTGGTTGAAACAAAATTCTGACAGGATTTTTCTTCCATAGTGGTGGCTCAGTTGGTTGTTCCAATAATTTGGCTACGAATTTATCGTCTTCATCATTCCAACTGGCAATACCGTAATCTGCTGGGTTTATTTTGCCACCGTAACCTGCACCATATGCTGCAGCAATTCCTAGTACCCAAGTCATTTTTTCAGGGACCATCATCTTTTTCGTCAACGCAGCAGATAAATAAAGCGCACCTACATAGGGTGAGTTTTTCGGGTCGCCCTTTTTATCCAGATCATCCATGATCGTAAATGCATTATCAAGATACATATTGTGATCAGATTTGGTGTCTACTAATTGATCAAGCGTTTGTTGTTCGTAAGTCTCGATCATTCCGTGTTCGATCCATTCGCTGGTCTCTTCGTCTTCTTTGCCCGTCATGCTTAAAAGCAATGCATCTTTGTCTTTTTTGATCAAATCTAGTACCTTATCCGAGTCGCTCGTCCAAGGAATCGCTAATTCGTCTTTTTTCATTACTGAATAGTACGTTGTCTCATCCATTATCATCACTTCAACTATCAACATTTATTCTATATATACAATATAGACCTTACACCAGACTTTAAGGCAAGTTTTTTTTGATAATTTGAATCAGTTTATCGGTGATGAATTCTTAATAGGAAGAAAAAATGATCAACCAAATTTCGGTTGATCATTTTTTGTTTAAAATTATTTGTTAACTGCTGGTTCACGACTACCTAATCTAACTTTTTCAACTGTATGAACTTTTTCATCAAGATCTGATTCTTTAAATCCGAAGAAGTAAGTACATGTAAATCCAACTATTAGAGCGGCAGCTGAAGCAATCAGGTAACCTGTAAAGCTTGCATCAATTCCCTTAGGATTGATGAATGATGCAAATCCAATCAATGATCCGGCAAAGCCCCACATATCGACGTGTAGCAATCCGGTTAAGAATCCACCGACTGCACCACCAATATTAGCTGTCCAGAAGATTCGACCGTATTTCAAGTTAATACCATACATAGCAGGTTCTGTAATACCAGCAAAGGCTGATAGTGTTGCAGCACCGGCAATTTGTTTGATAGCAATGTTCTTCTTAGTCTTGAGAAAAACTGCAAGTACTGCGGCACCTTGAGCAACCATGGTTGCTGAGACGATAGCGTTCAAAGCACTGTGTCCAGTAGTTGCGATTTGACTGGCAACAACCGGGATAACTGCCCAGTGAAGTCCGAAGATTACTAAGCATTGGTAGAAACCACCGATGATGAGTCCTGAAAGTGCGGGACTGAATTTGAGCAATGAAACGATTCCACCGGCTAATAATGAACTTAAGAATGTAATAACTGGTCCAACAATTACTAAGATCAAAGCACTAACTACGAATACTTCAACCAATGGAGCCACGATCATTCTGATCGAAGCATTGATATGTTTTTTCAACCAAGGTTCAACGATTGAAGCTAGCCAAGCTGCTGCAATCATTGGGAAGATCGAATAAGTATAGTTAGCTACGTGAATCGGAATGCCGAAGAAATCGGCATTGATGGTCATTTGACTGCTGGCAGTCTTAGTTGCTAACTGTACCAAAGTTGGATATGCCAGCACACCACCAATTACTGCGACGATGATCTGATTTGCTCCCAATCTCTTGGCAGCTGTAAATCCAACTAATAATGGTAGGAAGTAGAATACTGCATCTCCCATAGCGTTAATGATCATGTACGTGTTACTAGTTGCACTGATCCAATGGAACGATACGCATAGAGATAACAGACCTTTTAAAATACCTGATGCAGCTAATAGTCCGATAATTGGCATCATACTTGCGGTGATAACACCAATCAAGGAACTGAAGTAAAACTTAGTTTTTGGCCAAACGCCCTTAGGTGCATGACGTTTTTCCTCAGCTGGTTTGGCACCTTCGCCACCAAATCCAGGTCCTAAAACGTTAACTACGGCATCGAAAGCTTCTTCAACTTTCGGTCCAATAACGACTTGGTACTGTCCACCTGCTCGAGCGACATCAAGAACTCCATTTAAATTCTTGATCACGTCGTCATTCGCCTTTTTATCATCCTTTAGATAAAAACGAACCCGGGTGATACAGTGGATCACGCTGTCGACATTTTCAGCACCACCGATATTTTTGACAATATCTTTGGCTAACTGGTCGAAGTCGACTTTGCCACCCTTAGATTTAACGGGTGCAGCTTCTTCGCCTTCTGCCAATAATGAAACAGTGGCTGCAGCTTCACCAACTTTTAAGTTGCCAATATTTGGCATGACTTCTTTGACCATTTTTGCGGTATTGGTGATTGCCACAATAATATCGGTCGATTTACCGGCTTTCTTGATTGCATAAATATCCATGGTTGCAATCTTTTCACCTGCAGTGATGACATCGCCTTCAGATACAAATACCTCAAATGGCTTACCATCCAGTTCAACGGTATCGACACCCATGTGGATCAACACTTCTAATCCATCATCAGCGGCAATTCCAATGGCATGTTTGGTTGGTGCTACCAACATGATTTTTCCAGAAAGCGGAGCTTCAATTTCTGTATCTGTTGGACGAACCCCAAACCCATCACCCATTGCTTTTTCGGAAAACATCGGGTCATTTACTTCCGTGATATCGATCACTTGTCCAGTAGCGGGTGAAAGTAAAGTTTCTTCATTTTTCATTATCGCACCCCCAAATTCATATGTATTATTGGTTTAAGTATATCGCTTACATTGTCAATTTTATAACAAATATATAGATTATTTTGTCATTATTAAAAAGATATTTCTGTCTAAATTAGTCAAATTATTAGCCTACTTTCGTTTTATATTTTAAATAGGAATATTTGTGCCGAAAAAACACTAATCAAATTGATAATTTTTTTCTCGACACCTAAACTGATAGTGGGAGGTAAATAATATGAAACCGCTTTATTTAACCGTTACAGACAAACACATCCGATATTCCTACGAGGAATCGGATGACAAGATCACTGTTAATAAGGTATATACTATTAATTCTGCCAAATCATTGGGACAAAACTTAGATAACTTCAAAACTAAGATTCCAAATGATTTTGACGTCGTGGTAATTTTGAATCCGATCGACGTTGAATTACGAGACACCATCGTCAGTTGTGGCAACTTACCGATCGACATGGGATTAACTATGGAGAACTTGCTTCACATCCCGACCGTTGGTGTTCACGACGTGGCTCGTTTAGGCTTGAAACAAGCTGTATCGACCGAAATAGAACATGCCGGGTGGCACTTGGAATACTATGGTTCCTACTCTGGCAAACGTCAGTATGGACAAGAATCCATGCAGACTATTGGTAATGGATATTTTGGGCTGCGTGGATCATACGTCGAAGCAAAAGCCAGCGACGACTATTACCCTGGTACTTATGTAGCCGGCGTCTTCGACCAACTAACGACCAACATCAATAATCGAGACATCGTAAACGAAGACTTAGTCAATTTGCCAAATGCTCAATACATGACTTTTAGCATTGACGATGGCGACCCATTCGAATTATCGCCAGACGTGATCGAAAACGTCTATCGTTCGCTTGATATGAGAACCGGTGTCTTCACCATCACGATGATCGTATCCTTGCCAAATGGTAAGAAAATCAAGGTCATCACGAAAAAAGTCGCCGATATGAAAAATTTCCATAACTACTCGCTTCAATATACCGTGCAACCTTTAAACTTCTCTGGCGAAATGAAGATTTTTTCAGAGATCGATGGCTCCGTTACTAACTCAAACGTTGAAAGATATCGTGACTTTGACGGAAAACACTTGGTAGTCGATAAGACTCAAGTTGATGAAGACCGGGCCCTACTCTTGGCTCATACAAAAAACTCTAACGTCAATATCGCTGTCGGGACGAGAATTCAATCACCAAATATCGACGATGCTGTCTTAAACTCCAATCGTTTCCAGGAGCGGATCAGTCAATCGTTATCGTTTCACGTTGTCGAAGGTAGATCCTACACCGTTGAAAAAACTGTCAGCATCTACACTTCCTTAGAAACTGACTCTTCATTAGAGTTTGCGGTCAACGACCACGCTTATCACAAGAACTTCGCTGATGCGGTTGCTAACTCAATGCGTAGCTGGCAAAAAATTTGGGCCAATGAAGACATTGAATTGACCGGTGACGTGACTGCTCAAAAGTTGCTGAGATTAAATGAATTCCATGCAACAGTTTCTGCTCAAGATCACGTTAATGAAAACTTGGATGCATCTGTTGGTGCCCGTGGCCTTCACGGTGAAGCTTACCGTGGACATATTTTCTGGGACGAATTATTCGTTCTTCCTTATTACACGATGCACTATCCTAATTTGACCAAAGCATTATTGATGTACCGTTATAATCGTTTACCAGCTGCAAAGCGATACGCCGAAGAAAATGGCTATAAAGGTGCAATGTATCCTTGGCAAAGTGGTATGTACGGTGATGAGCAATCGCAATCAATGCATCTGAACCCAATCACTAATTCCTGGGATCCTGATAACTCCAGAAAGCAACGCCACGTATCATTGGCTATTGCCTACAACATTTGGAATTACTACAACATGACTTTAGATGATGACTTCATCAAAAATTATGGCCTAGAAATGATGCTGAACATTGCTAAGCTTTGGATCAGCATGGCTGAATACGATCCAGAGACAAAGACATATTCAATTTCTAACGTCATGGGTCCTGATGAATTCCACGAAGGCTATCCAAATGCTAAGGAATCAGGCTTAAAAAATAACGCCTATACAAATATCATGACTAGTTGGCTTTTTGACAAGATCAATTACTTGTTGAAGAAAGAACCAAAAGATGTCGTTGACGAAAATCTCAAACGGGCCGACTTTACCGATGACGACTTGCACGCCATCGATATTATTGGACATGATCTAAAGCTTGAATTTAATGATCAAAACATTTTGGGACAATTTGAGGGCTACTTCAAACTCAAAGATATCGACTTTGATTACTACAGACGTCAGTATGGCGATATTTCCAGAATGGACCGGATCCTCAAGTCTGAAGGAGATTCACCTGATCAGTATCAACTTGCTAAACAAGCTGATGCACTGATGGGACTTTACAATTTACGTGAAGAGACCTTCTTGGATATTATGAAGGAGATGGGATATCCTATCTCAGATCCAAATAAATTTATCAAAGATAATGTTAACTATTATTTGCAAAGAACCACTCATGGTTCAACCTTGTCGAGAATCGTGTACTCAATGCTTGCTCTCAAAGTAAACGATAAGAAATTATCGTGGGAATTGTTCTATCAGGCATTGACCAGTGACTACTACGACATTCAAGGTGGTACTACCGCTGAAGGTATTCATTTAGGCGTTATGGGTGCAACTTTAAATGTTGTTACATCATACTTTGCCGGCGTTGACTTCAGAGGAGAAGAATTAACTGTTGATCCTAACTTCCCTGAATCATGGAACGCTTTGAGATTTAACTTATTCTTTAGAGGCATCCACTATTACTTCACCGTCACTAAAGATACCGTCATCGTTGAAGCCGACCAAGATACGCATGTTCAATTCAAAGGTGAACAAGTACCACTAAATGCAAATGAATCAAAAACAATTAACTATTAATTCGTAAAATTAAAAATACCGTCTAAATGCTTTCAAAATAGCATTTAGACGGTATTTTATTTGTTTTATTATTTAAATTAATTTAAGTTCTCGTAATTCGTAATAAATTCCACTATGATTATTGTCCTCTTTCGTGATATACTTGGCGTTTCGTTTGGCAACTGATAATCCATTCACCATTGCGATTGGATTATCAACTTCTTTAAACATTGGTATATCATTGTTTCCATCGCCAAAAGCATAAGTGGGAATACCTTGTAGATTGGCGTGACGGATCAGACTAGTGATTCCTTCTGCCTTTGAGACACCTTTCATGACCACATCTAATCCACGTGGATTATTACGATAAAAGGTCAAGTCGCTGCCGAAGATTTCTTCATATTTTGCTTGATGATCATCAACGCCGACTGGAGTATAAATGAAAGAAAAGTTGATGGTGTTATTTTTGTAGAAATCAGGATCTACGAATTTTTTCAATCGTAAGGCCTTGTAGTTATCGTCAACCATCTGATTGTCACCAGTGACTGCACAACCAACGTTATTGTAAAAAGCTACTTCTTCATTGAAGTGGCTGGCAAAAGTCACTAGTTCAGAATTGATCTTCTGAGGAATTTCTTGAACGTCGATCGGTTTTCCTTCATAAACTACATAGCTTCCGTTAGCGGTAATAAAGGAGTCAAACTTCCCTTTTTTGATCAAGTCGGCAATTTCAAACTGATTTCTTCCGGTCGCAATTACTGGGAGAATATCATTTTCTCTTAATAAATCTAGCGACAATAAATTTCGATCAGAAACGTTCTTGTCATCGTCGAACAACGTTCCGTCTAGATCAAAAAATACGACTCCTTGGTACTTTTTCATAAAGTCATCCCTTTCTGT from Companilactobacillus sp. includes these protein-coding regions:
- a CDS encoding DNA-3-methyladenine glycosylase family protein, which produces MEKINRLDENSESIQYLCQKDKHLAKVIKMIGPLEYRNVENGYAFLTSQIIGQMLSNKVADIMFARLTKLCDGEVTVDAIDKLTDEQIRSIGISHPKVKYIRNLTVAVNNGDVDFEAYQTMDNDAVIRSLTSVKGIGMWSAKMYLIFSLNRPDILPFEDIAFLQGYSWVYKTDDYKKKAVEKKCKKWGHYSSIAARYMYRALDMGLTKEPFHLYK
- a CDS encoding EamA family transporter; the encoded protein is MSDKLLTPNTSASRLRRKGIILSLSSQILWGTAGNVAQYLFNTTNMTVNWIISFRLLLAGIILLGFTWMTHGAKYVMAVWHGFKSSVSLLVFSILAMLGIQLTYFMTIKYSNAATATVLQFTSPVLIIGYVALKRRKLPNFIETWTVLFAVIGTVLLITQGNLSVLSVPLPAVIWGLLLAVSDSLYILMPIKLLHDYGTLPIVAWSFLIGGIIMNFIQPIWVGFPPVNWTTFWILFFMVVPATVFAYLMELQSIPLLPPVTISLLQAAEPISATLIAVLFMGVSFNWVGTLGIILVIATVFIESIPYHKKPIKPKHS
- a CDS encoding GntR family transcriptional regulator, which gives rise to MPIPVSKPFEKQTAKDRAYHQIKEWIIDGTLTPNEKLAEVDLASAISVSRTPIREALLKLNEDGFVIMAAGKITKVAPLESEDISRLYEPMAVIEGLAANQAASRVTEDDFKKLAMLEKKYRVALNSQKQAAALKADRNFHEKILEIANNSYEKQFSELLYGHIIRYEMYFFNSLAKDSKQQPITSHHDALLRALAEHNSPKASAAMTKDWLTTMKTLQSFEVESDE
- a CDS encoding LysM peptidoglycan-binding domain-containing protein; this encodes MKKVLSFAFVSALALTAFGIKTSTSQAATTVDSNHVSVVAGDTYKSIAAANGVSIPELEQANGREIGGFDLIFPGEIITLPTSTAVQQNVEQTQTQEQAPVQEEQVQAPVQEQAPVQQEQTQAAAQPAQTQQATTQSAGQSAGQFKISFYDPAVLGSNMGYGGVAANLSIFPKGTRLMITLADGTTMYRTVNDTGTFAYSNPYQLDVAMPNASIPSYGVTSATVTVVG
- a CDS encoding glucose PTS transporter subunit IIA, with protein sequence MKNEETLLSPATGQVIDITEVNDPMFSEKAMGDGFGVRPTDTEIEAPLSGKIMLVAPTKHAIGIAADDGLEVLIHMGVDTVELDGKPFEVFVSEGDVITAGEKIATMDIYAIKKAGKSTDIIVAITNTAKMVKEVMPNIGNLKVGEAAATVSLLAEGEEAAPVKSKGGKVDFDQLAKDIVKNIGGAENVDSVIHCITRVRFYLKDDKKANDDVIKNLNGVLDVARAGGQYQVVIGPKVEEAFDAVVNVLGPGFGGEGAKPAEEKRHAPKGVWPKTKFYFSSLIGVITASMMPIIGLLAASGILKGLLSLCVSFHWISATSNTYMIINAMGDAVFYFLPLLVGFTAAKRLGANQIIVAVIGGVLAYPTLVQLATKTASSQMTINADFFGIPIHVANYTYSIFPMIAAAWLASIVEPWLKKHINASIRMIVAPLVEVFVVSALILVIVGPVITFLSSLLAGGIVSLLKFSPALSGLIIGGFYQCLVIFGLHWAVIPVVASQIATTGHSALNAIVSATMVAQGAAVLAVFLKTKKNIAIKQIAGAATLSAFAGITEPAMYGINLKYGRIFWTANIGGAVGGFLTGLLHVDMWGFAGSLIGFASFINPKGIDASFTGYLIASAAALIVGFTCTYFFGFKESDLDEKVHTVEKVRLGSREPAVNK
- a CDS encoding glycoside hydrolase family 65 protein; its protein translation is MKPLYLTVTDKHIRYSYEESDDKITVNKVYTINSAKSLGQNLDNFKTKIPNDFDVVVILNPIDVELRDTIVSCGNLPIDMGLTMENLLHIPTVGVHDVARLGLKQAVSTEIEHAGWHLEYYGSYSGKRQYGQESMQTIGNGYFGLRGSYVEAKASDDYYPGTYVAGVFDQLTTNINNRDIVNEDLVNLPNAQYMTFSIDDGDPFELSPDVIENVYRSLDMRTGVFTITMIVSLPNGKKIKVITKKVADMKNFHNYSLQYTVQPLNFSGEMKIFSEIDGSVTNSNVERYRDFDGKHLVVDKTQVDEDRALLLAHTKNSNVNIAVGTRIQSPNIDDAVLNSNRFQERISQSLSFHVVEGRSYTVEKTVSIYTSLETDSSLEFAVNDHAYHKNFADAVANSMRSWQKIWANEDIELTGDVTAQKLLRLNEFHATVSAQDHVNENLDASVGARGLHGEAYRGHIFWDELFVLPYYTMHYPNLTKALLMYRYNRLPAAKRYAEENGYKGAMYPWQSGMYGDEQSQSMHLNPITNSWDPDNSRKQRHVSLAIAYNIWNYYNMTLDDDFIKNYGLEMMLNIAKLWISMAEYDPETKTYSISNVMGPDEFHEGYPNAKESGLKNNAYTNIMTSWLFDKINYLLKKEPKDVVDENLKRADFTDDDLHAIDIIGHDLKLEFNDQNILGQFEGYFKLKDIDFDYYRRQYGDISRMDRILKSEGDSPDQYQLAKQADALMGLYNLREETFLDIMKEMGYPISDPNKFIKDNVNYYLQRTTHGSTLSRIVYSMLALKVNDKKLSWELFYQALTSDYYDIQGGTTAEGIHLGVMGATLNVVTSYFAGVDFRGEELTVDPNFPESWNALRFNLFFRGIHYYFTVTKDTVIVEADQDTHVQFKGEQVPLNANESKTINY
- a CDS encoding Cof-type HAD-IIB family hydrolase, which produces MKKYQGVVFFDLDGTLFDDDKNVSDRNLLSLDLLRENDILPVIATGRNQFEIADLIKKGKFDSFITANGSYVVYEGKPIDVQEIPQKINSELVTFASHFNEEVAFYNNVGCAVTGDNQMVDDNYKALRLKKFVDPDFYKNNTINFSFIYTPVGVDDHQAKYEEIFGSDLTFYRNNPRGLDVVMKGVSKAEGITSLIRHANLQGIPTYAFGDGNNDIPMFKEVDNPIAMVNGLSVAKRNAKYITKEDNNHSGIYYELRELKLI